One Helicobacter cetorum MIT 00-7128 DNA window includes the following coding sequences:
- a CDS encoding TolC family protein, whose product MLKLFFKTKPFILVLACSAFLNPLSARTFTLKEFLKEVETNSMELIAKKADFKSRLNEQRSINSWDFPYIDNETSMVKNYQGIVEAQPRTVLVIKPKLPWVSSLLSKSLSIKTIQYDKSYKLSKNLAFIGAKRLYLTYVITKEKYKIYVQRENNFYSQLEIAKKKVKAGSMSEKDYINFRNSYLESKLAKTNIETRLINLEKLLDTMLAIVEPVKQDAHFDTYLNHLHDVKVLGLDFEYVRLEPQSLKRILDHSLYVDILDLTAKDYGVNAKLANRDVFHNFEFGLGAESYNSSTNFSMDIRIPLPLTPKNIYQKRKFLDLQSGALAQNEVTKRNIRINANSYLNQLKTKEEYIKVQKEAIDNKKRLMEMGRVAYEAQKIGLFEYLIYQNSYMDALIALAEAKVEYVNITALLEETLGESLTRLGELN is encoded by the coding sequence ATGTTGAAACTTTTCTTTAAAACCAAACCCTTTATTTTAGTTTTAGCTTGTAGTGCTTTTTTAAATCCCCTTAGTGCACGCACTTTTACCTTAAAAGAGTTTTTAAAAGAAGTAGAAACTAACTCTATGGAGTTAATCGCTAAAAAAGCTGATTTTAAGAGCCGATTGAATGAACAGCGCTCTATAAACTCTTGGGATTTTCCCTATATTGATAATGAAACTTCTATGGTTAAAAACTATCAAGGTATTGTAGAGGCTCAGCCTAGAACCGTTTTAGTCATTAAGCCAAAACTCCCATGGGTTAGTTCATTACTATCTAAAAGCCTCTCTATTAAAACCATTCAATATGATAAAAGTTATAAGTTAAGCAAGAATCTTGCCTTTATAGGGGCAAAACGCTTGTATCTCACTTATGTTATCACCAAAGAAAAATACAAAATTTATGTGCAACGAGAAAATAATTTCTACTCTCAGCTAGAAATCGCTAAGAAAAAGGTCAAAGCTGGGAGCATGAGCGAAAAGGACTATATCAATTTTAGAAATTCTTATTTAGAATCTAAGCTTGCTAAAACCAATATTGAAACTAGATTGATTAATTTAGAAAAACTACTAGATACCATGTTAGCGATTGTAGAGCCAGTCAAACAAGATGCTCATTTTGATACTTATTTAAACCATTTGCATGATGTAAAGGTGCTAGGCTTAGATTTTGAGTATGTGCGTTTAGAGCCACAATCTTTAAAGCGCATTTTAGACCATTCTTTATATGTGGATATTTTGGATTTAACAGCTAAGGATTATGGGGTTAATGCTAAACTAGCCAATAGAGATGTGTTTCATAATTTTGAATTTGGACTTGGGGCTGAGAGCTATAACTCTTCTACCAACTTTTCTATGGATATTCGTATCCCCCTACCTTTAACCCCAAAAAATATCTATCAAAAGCGTAAGTTTTTAGATTTGCAAAGTGGGGCACTCGCTCAAAATGAGGTAACAAAGAGAAATATTAGAATTAATGCTAATTCGTATCTTAACCAACTAAAAACTAAAGAAGAGTATATTAAGGTGCAAAAAGAGGCGATTGATAATAAAAAGCGCCTTATGGAAATGGGGCGTGTGGCTTATGAGGCGCAAAAAATTGGTTTGTTTGAATATTTGATTTATCAAAATTCTTACATGGACGCTCTTATTGCCTTAGCAGAGGCAAAGGTTGAGTATGTCAATATTACCGCTCTTTTAGAAGAGACATTAGGAGAAAGTTTGACAAGATTAGGAGAATTGAATTGA
- a CDS encoding efflux RND transporter permease subunit, with the protein MLASIIEFSLRQRIVIIVCAFLTLFFGTYSFISTPVDAFPDIAPTQVKIILKLPGSSPEEMENNIVRPLELELLGLKGQKSLRSVSKYSISDITIDFDDSVDIYLARNMVNERLIGVMKDLPVGVEGGMAPIVTPLSDMFMFTIDGDISEVEKRQLLDFVIRPQLRMISGVADVNSIGGFSRAFVIVPDFNDMARLGVSVSDLEEVLRANLRNSGAGRVDRDGETFLVKIQTASLSLEDIGKITVSTKMGHLHIKDFAKVVSESRTRLGFVTKDGLGETTQGLVLSLKGANSKQIITQVRKKLEELKPLLPQGVSINVFYDRSDFTQKAIATVSKTLIEAIILIIITLFLFLGNLRASIAVGVILPLSLSVAFILIKASDLTLNLMSLGGLIIAIGMLIDSAVVVVENAFEKLSNNTTTTKLHAIYRSCKEIAVSVVSGVIIIIVFFVPILTLQGLEGKMFKPLAQSIVYALLGTLVLSITIIPVVSSLVLKATPHSETFLTRFLNKVYAPLLEFFLHNPKKVIIGAFIFLVLSLSLFPFVGKTFMPNLDEGDAILSVETTPSISLEQSRELMLKIEKTIKDNVKEVKTIVARTGADELGLDLGGLNQTDTFISFIPKKEWSVKTKEQLLQKIMDSLTDFKGINFSFTQPIEMRISEMLTGVRGDLAIKIFGEDISKLNQLSFKIAQLLKGIRGSSEVLTTLNEGVNYLYVTPDKEAMANVGIASDEFSKFLKSALEGLIVDTIPTGLSRTPVIIRQESDFASSITKLKSLALTSKYGVAVPITSIADIEEVDGPVSIARENSRRMSVVRSNVIGRDLNGFVEEVKKVIKEHVELPPNYFITYGGQFENQQRANARLSTVIPLSILAIFFILFFTFKSIPLALLILLNIPFAVTGGLIALFLVGEYISVPASVGFIALFGIAVLNGVVMIGYFKELLSQGKSVEECVIEGAKRRLRPVLMTACIAGLGLIPLLFSHSVGSEVQKPLAIVVLGGLVTSSALTLLLLPPMFMLVAKKIKVI; encoded by the coding sequence ATGTTGGCCTCTATTATTGAGTTTTCCTTACGCCAACGAATTGTAATTATTGTTTGTGCGTTTTTGACCTTATTTTTTGGGACTTATAGCTTTATTAGTACGCCCGTAGATGCTTTCCCTGATATTGCGCCCACTCAAGTAAAAATCATCTTAAAACTTCCGGGTTCAAGCCCAGAAGAAATGGAAAATAACATTGTGCGCCCTTTAGAATTAGAGCTTTTAGGCTTGAAAGGGCAAAAATCTTTAAGAAGTGTCTCTAAATACTCTATTTCAGACATTACCATAGATTTTGATGATAGCGTAGATATTTATCTTGCTCGCAACATGGTTAATGAACGCCTTATTGGTGTAATGAAAGACTTGCCAGTAGGGGTTGAGGGGGGCATGGCACCTATTGTTACACCCCTATCAGATATGTTTATGTTTACGATTGATGGGGATATTAGTGAAGTAGAAAAGCGCCAGCTCTTAGATTTTGTAATCCGCCCACAATTAAGAATGATTAGTGGTGTGGCTGATGTCAATTCTATTGGGGGTTTTAGTAGGGCGTTTGTGATTGTGCCAGATTTTAATGATATGGCAAGACTTGGAGTGAGTGTCTCTGATTTAGAAGAAGTTTTGAGGGCTAATTTAAGAAATAGCGGGGCAGGGCGAGTGGATAGAGATGGTGAGACTTTTTTAGTAAAAATCCAAACCGCCTCATTAAGCCTAGAAGATATTGGTAAAATCACCGTTTCTACCAAAATGGGACATTTACATATCAAAGATTTTGCAAAAGTAGTGAGTGAGTCTCGCACTCGCTTAGGCTTTGTTACTAAAGATGGTTTAGGTGAGACTACACAGGGCTTAGTTCTGTCTTTAAAAGGAGCCAATTCTAAGCAAATTATCACACAAGTGCGTAAAAAATTAGAAGAATTAAAGCCCCTTTTGCCTCAAGGGGTATCTATCAATGTGTTTTATGACCGCTCAGATTTCACACAAAAAGCTATCGCAACCGTTTCTAAGACTCTAATAGAGGCGATTATTTTAATTATTATCACGCTCTTTTTATTTTTAGGAAATTTACGAGCAAGTATTGCAGTAGGAGTGATTCTGCCCTTAAGCCTATCAGTGGCATTTATCCTTATTAAAGCGAGTGATTTGACCTTAAATTTAATGAGTTTGGGCGGACTCATTATTGCCATAGGCATGTTAATTGACTCTGCAGTGGTAGTGGTAGAAAACGCTTTTGAAAAATTAAGCAATAATACCACTACCACCAAATTGCATGCGATTTATCGCTCATGCAAAGAAATAGCTGTTTCAGTGGTTAGTGGTGTGATTATTATTATTGTGTTTTTTGTGCCCATTTTAACTTTGCAAGGACTAGAGGGCAAAATGTTTAAGCCTCTAGCTCAAAGCATTGTTTATGCGCTATTAGGCACTTTGGTGCTTTCAATCACCATTATTCCTGTGGTAAGCTCATTGGTATTAAAAGCAACGCCTCATAGTGAAACCTTTCTCACACGCTTTTTAAATAAAGTCTATGCTCCGTTACTAGAATTTTTTCTTCATAATCCTAAAAAGGTCATTATAGGGGCGTTTATATTTTTGGTCTTAAGCTTATCGCTTTTTCCTTTTGTAGGTAAGACTTTTATGCCAAATTTAGATGAGGGCGATGCGATTTTAAGCGTAGAGACCACTCCCTCTATTTCTTTAGAGCAATCAAGAGAGCTTATGCTTAAGATTGAAAAAACTATTAAAGATAATGTCAAAGAAGTTAAAACCATAGTTGCACGCACAGGCGCTGATGAATTAGGACTTGATTTAGGGGGGTTGAATCAAACGGACACTTTTATCTCTTTTATCCCTAAAAAGGAATGGTCTGTAAAAACTAAAGAGCAATTATTGCAAAAAATTATGGATTCTTTAACGGACTTTAAGGGGATTAACTTTTCTTTCACTCAGCCTATTGAAATGAGAATTTCTGAAATGCTAACGGGTGTTAGAGGGGATTTAGCGATTAAAATTTTTGGCGAAGACATTTCTAAATTAAACCAACTAAGTTTTAAAATCGCTCAGCTTTTAAAGGGCATTAGAGGTTCTAGCGAGGTTTTAACCACGCTTAATGAGGGGGTAAACTATTTATATGTTACTCCCGATAAAGAGGCTATGGCAAATGTGGGGATTGCAAGCGATGAGTTTTCAAAATTTCTTAAATCCGCTTTAGAGGGCTTGATTGTAGATACGATTCCTACAGGGCTTTCACGCACTCCTGTAATCATTCGCCAAGAGAGTGATTTTGCTAGTTCAATTACCAAGCTTAAAAGTCTTGCATTAACCTCTAAGTATGGTGTTGCAGTGCCTATAACTTCTATTGCAGATATTGAAGAAGTTGATGGCCCCGTTTCAATTGCAAGGGAAAATTCAAGGCGCATGAGTGTGGTGCGTAGCAATGTAATAGGGCGAGATTTAAATGGTTTTGTAGAAGAAGTTAAAAAGGTCATTAAAGAGCATGTTGAATTGCCACCGAATTATTTTATCACTTATGGGGGGCAGTTTGAAAACCAGCAACGAGCTAATGCAAGGCTTTCAACCGTGATTCCTTTAAGTATATTAGCGATTTTTTTCATTCTCTTTTTTACCTTTAAGAGCATTCCTCTAGCCTTACTCATTCTTTTAAACATTCCCTTTGCAGTAACCGGCGGACTCATTGCGCTCTTTTTAGTAGGAGAGTATATTTCAGTGCCAGCAAGTGTGGGCTTTATCGCTCTTTTTGGGATTGCAGTCTTAAATGGGGTGGTAATGATAGGGTATTTTAAAGAGCTTTTATCACAAGGTAAGAGTGTGGAAGAATGCGTGATAGAGGGGGCTAAAAGGCGTTTAAGACCGGTTTTAATGACGGCTTGTATTGCTGGATTAGGGCTAATCCCCTTATTATTTTCTCATAGTGTAGGCTCAGAAGTTCAAAAGCCTTTAGCGATTGTTGTGCTTGGAGGTTTGGTTACTTCAAGTGCTTTGACTTTACTTTTATTGCCACCGATGTTTATGCTAGTGGCTAAAAAAATCAAAGTGATTTAG
- a CDS encoding type I restriction enzyme HsdR N-terminal domain-containing protein, producing MTLAMNSRGECDRMIDDGLLEFATESVQRYSNKDFGEQQVKNSLIMPFLKALNYDCFDPNIISLEYRPPLYKGQQACDYIITSKNKSKFLVEAKAINENLNKYINQLASYFNASVGVRIAILTNGVQYWVFSDLKIPNLMDEEPFLKLDLLNLSLQDKEILEYFTYENFDASRIIQKVLERKCYQEIKDILKNAFTEPNEKWVNFISQQTTIKEISFNTKDLIKKAFNEIILEQHHCTDESYQEIEKSSVIQEEYNGFVVLDERIKWKNKVCESFIFLEKVEQTKDNQELLFKTLMRLYELDGKKLLELAKQDYRDSTRKSSSNSGIKLSLSKERIKSSSNVEIKKLPTPTPIYYYATLSSDSIKKLIINLLKEFKLEEESFRIKLRDKKEELK from the coding sequence ATGACTCTAGCCATGAATAGTAGGGGGGAATGTGATAGAATGATAGATGATGGCTTATTAGAATTTGCAACAGAAAGTGTTCAGCGGTATTCTAATAAGGATTTTGGCGAACAACAAGTCAAGAATAGCCTTATTATGCCATTTCTTAAAGCACTAAACTATGATTGCTTTGACCCTAATATTATCTCTTTAGAATATCGTCCACCTCTTTATAAAGGCCAACAAGCTTGTGATTATATTATTACTTCTAAAAATAAGAGTAAGTTTTTAGTAGAGGCAAAAGCTATCAATGAAAATTTAAACAAGTATATTAATCAATTAGCTAGTTATTTCAATGCTAGTGTTGGGGTGCGTATAGCCATACTTACTAATGGAGTGCAATATTGGGTTTTTAGTGATTTAAAAATTCCAAACCTTATGGACGAAGAACCATTTTTGAAATTAGATTTGCTCAATTTAAGTTTGCAAGATAAAGAGATTTTAGAATATTTTACCTACGAAAATTTTGATGCTAGTAGGATTATTCAAAAAGTTTTAGAAAGAAAGTGTTATCAAGAAATTAAAGACATTTTAAAAAATGCTTTCACAGAACCTAATGAAAAATGGGTTAATTTCATCTCACAACAAACTACCATTAAAGAAATTTCATTCAACACAAAAGACTTGATTAAGAAAGCTTTTAATGAAATAATCCTAGAGCAACATCATTGCACAGATGAAAGCTATCAAGAGATTGAAAAAAGTAGCGTTATCCAAGAAGAATATAATGGCTTTGTGGTGTTAGATGAGAGAATAAAGTGGAAAAATAAGGTTTGTGAGTCTTTTATCTTTCTTGAAAAAGTGGAGCAAACTAAAGATAATCAAGAATTATTATTCAAAACCCTTATGAGATTATATGAGCTTGATGGTAAAAAGTTATTAGAGTTAGCCAAGCAAGATTATCGTGATTCTACTAGAAAATCAAGCAGTAATAGTGGTATAAAGCTTTCTTTAAGCAAGGAAAGAATTAAATCTAGTAGTAATGTAGAAATTAAAAAATTGCCAACACCTACACCCATATATTATTACGCCACGCTTAGTAGCGATTCAATTAAAAAGCTCATTATAAACTTGCTTAAGGAATTTAAACTTGAAGAAGAGAGTTTTAGAATTAAGCTTAGAGATAAAAAGGAAGAGTTGAAATAG
- a CDS encoding DUF3240 family protein: MLALELFVEVYLKDTIIDFLFAQGFDDFFCTPCHKYASPSELLSQKEQVSGCKDYAKFRLFLADNVALELSQALRDKFTSKGIKLFYTQVHEL; the protein is encoded by the coding sequence ATGTTAGCTTTAGAATTATTTGTAGAAGTATATTTAAAGGATACTATCATAGACTTTTTATTCGCTCAAGGCTTTGATGACTTTTTTTGCACGCCTTGTCATAAATATGCCTCCCCCTCAGAGCTTTTAAGCCAAAAAGAGCAAGTGAGCGGTTGTAAAGATTATGCGAAATTCAGACTCTTTTTAGCAGATAATGTAGCATTAGAATTAAGCCAAGCTTTACGAGATAAATTTACCTCTAAGGGTATCAAGCTTTTTTATACCCAAGTGCATGAATTATAA
- the glyS gene encoding glycine--tRNA ligase subunit beta: protein MVAEELLIEILTEELPAQALLNEYKEMPQKLEMLFQKYALEVGELEIFYTPRRLCLFIKDFPLSTKETREEFFGAPIEIACNNKDKTQGLNAVGLGFYKKLGLELKDNKHFQTAFKNNKEVLYYAKINAPQPTKHLIMPIIVEFLESLNFGKSMRWASVEKSFIRPIHNICVLFNQQDFNDIEVKEYGFKTKQATQVHRQESFEYIKVSSPKEYFEILEKHHVILDSKKRETKILQEIRELEKHYNIVVEIDTNLLKEVIAITEYPTALFGEFDKEFLKLPSEIIITSMKENQRYFATFNKDSKTLHNGFIVVSNAISKDKQKIILGNQKVLKARLSDAVFFYENDLKKPLDNAPLENVVFVQGLGTLKDKVERELIIAKYLTQKYSSHLNMPLEKALELILRAIKIAKADLLTEVVYEFTELQGIMGYYYALAQNEDKLVALSIKEQYLPTSENAPLPSNVFSAIVSLSLKIDSLFALFSVGKIPSGSKDPYALRRMGLGLLKIISHYELDFDLKVDLENILQEVGVYKSFDLEMLEKFLLERFANLIECNPSIIRSVLNANERDIVKIIQKVKALKRFLDNPKNAQKKELLFSAFKRLANINKDRNLNEPSNFSTNLFKEPQEHALFSAYNELKTSHFDSLDSKIEAYFSLHEPLEEYFKSVLVMDKDKEIQENRKNFLLSIYKSFLEIGDIKEIAI from the coding sequence TTGGTTGCAGAAGAATTATTAATAGAGATTTTGACTGAAGAATTACCCGCACAAGCGCTATTGAATGAATATAAAGAAATGCCTCAAAAATTAGAAATGCTTTTTCAAAAATATGCACTAGAAGTAGGGGAATTGGAGATTTTTTACACCCCTAGGCGTTTGTGTTTGTTTATCAAAGATTTCCCCCTTTCAACCAAAGAGACTAGAGAAGAGTTTTTTGGAGCACCCATTGAAATTGCTTGTAATAACAAAGATAAAACGCAAGGCTTAAATGCGGTGGGTTTGGGGTTTTATAAGAAATTAGGACTAGAATTAAAAGACAATAAACATTTCCAAACAGCTTTTAAAAACAATAAAGAAGTGCTTTATTACGCTAAAATCAATGCCCCACAGCCTACAAAACATCTGATTATGCCTATTATTGTGGAGTTTTTAGAGAGTTTGAATTTTGGAAAATCTATGCGTTGGGCTAGCGTAGAAAAGAGCTTTATTAGACCTATTCATAATATTTGCGTGTTGTTTAACCAACAAGATTTCAATGATATTGAAGTAAAAGAATATGGTTTTAAAACCAAACAAGCCACACAAGTGCATAGACAAGAGAGTTTTGAATATATTAAGGTTAGTAGTCCTAAGGAATATTTTGAAATTTTAGAAAAACACCATGTTATTTTAGATTCAAAAAAGCGTGAAACTAAAATCCTTCAAGAGATTAGAGAGTTAGAAAAGCATTACAATATTGTAGTAGAGATTGATACTAATTTACTCAAAGAAGTCATAGCCATTACGGAATACCCTACAGCACTTTTTGGGGAGTTTGACAAGGAATTTTTGAAATTACCCAGTGAAATTATTATCACTTCCATGAAAGAAAATCAACGTTATTTTGCTACCTTTAATAAAGACAGCAAGACATTACACAACGGCTTTATTGTGGTGAGTAACGCCATTAGCAAAGATAAGCAAAAAATTATTCTAGGCAATCAAAAGGTTTTAAAAGCTCGTTTAAGTGATGCAGTTTTCTTTTATGAAAATGATTTGAAAAAGCCCTTAGATAACGCCCCTTTAGAGAATGTTGTCTTTGTGCAAGGCTTAGGAACTTTAAAAGATAAAGTGGAGCGTGAGTTAATTATCGCCAAATATTTAACACAAAAATACTCTTCACATTTAAACATGCCTTTAGAAAAAGCCCTTGAACTCATTCTTAGAGCCATTAAAATCGCTAAGGCAGATTTACTGACTGAAGTGGTGTATGAATTTACAGAACTTCAAGGGATTATGGGCTATTACTACGCTTTAGCCCAAAATGAAGATAAGCTCGTTGCTTTGAGTATCAAAGAGCAATACTTACCCACAAGCGAAAACGCCCCCTTACCTTCTAATGTCTTTAGTGCGATAGTTTCTTTAAGCCTTAAGATAGATAGCTTGTTTGCTCTTTTTAGTGTGGGTAAAATTCCTAGTGGTTCTAAAGACCCTTACGCATTAAGGCGTATGGGATTAGGGCTATTAAAGATTATTTCTCACTATGAATTAGACTTTGATTTAAAAGTAGATTTAGAAAATATACTACAAGAAGTGGGCGTTTATAAAAGCTTTGATTTAGAGATGTTAGAGAAGTTTTTACTAGAGCGATTTGCAAATTTAATAGAGTGTAACCCATCAATTATTAGAAGCGTGCTTAATGCCAATGAGCGAGATATAGTGAAAATCATTCAAAAAGTCAAAGCCTTAAAACGCTTTTTGGATAACCCAAAGAACGCTCAAAAGAAAGAATTACTTTTTAGTGCTTTCAAACGCCTAGCTAACATTAATAAAGATAGAAATCTCAATGAGCCTAGCAATTTTTCAACAAATCTTTTTAAAGAGCCACAAGAACATGCCCTTTTTAGTGCATACAATGAGCTAAAAACGAGCCATTTTGATAGTTTAGATAGCAAGATAGAGGCTTATTTTAGTTTGCATGAGCCTTTAGAAGAGTATTTTAAAAGCGTGCTAGTTATGGATAAAGATAAGGAAATTCAAGAAAATCGCAAGAATTTCTTGCTAAGTATTTATAAGAGTTTCTTAGAAATCGGGGATATTAAAGAAATTGCCATTTAA
- the gpmI gene encoding 2,3-bisphosphoglycerate-independent phosphoglycerate mutase: MAQKTLLIITDGIGYRKDSDYNAFFHAKKPTYDLMFETLPYSLVDTHGLSVGLPKGQMGNSEVGHMCIGAGRVLYQDLVKISLSIQNDELKNNTAFLDTIHKSKVVHLMGLMSDGGVHSHIEHFIALALESQKLNKKVCLHLITDGRDVAPKSALTYLEQMQAICNENIQIATISGRFYAMDRDKRFERIELAYNSLMGLTNPTPLSPSEYIKSQYNENITDEFILPTCFKGYLGMQDDESFIFINFRNDRAKEIVSALGDKDFNAFKRQTFKKLHIATMTPYDKTFSYPILFPKENIQNTLAEVVSSHNLTQSHIAETEKYAHVTFFINGGVETPFKNENRVLISSPKVATYDLKPEMSAKEVTLVVLEQMKLGADLIIVNFANGDMVGHTGNFEASIKAVEVVDECLGKILSLVKELDYAMLLTSDHGNCEHMKDENHNPLTNHTAGSVYCFVLGNGVKALKNGALNNIASSVLKLMGIKAPEVMDEPLF; the protein is encoded by the coding sequence ATGGCACAAAAAACTCTTCTTATTATTACTGATGGCATTGGGTATCGCAAAGATAGCGATTATAATGCTTTCTTTCATGCTAAAAAGCCTACTTATGACTTGATGTTTGAAACTTTGCCTTATAGTCTCGTTGACACGCATGGCTTAAGCGTAGGCTTACCTAAAGGACAAATGGGAAATTCTGAAGTGGGGCATATGTGTATTGGGGCTGGTAGAGTGCTCTATCAAGATTTAGTCAAAATTTCTTTAAGCATTCAAAATGATGAGCTTAAAAACAACACCGCTTTTTTAGATACTATCCATAAAAGCAAGGTTGTTCATCTTATGGGGCTGATGAGTGATGGGGGCGTGCATTCACATATTGAGCATTTTATCGCTCTAGCCTTAGAGAGTCAAAAGCTCAATAAAAAGGTCTGTTTGCATTTAATCACTGATGGCAGAGATGTTGCCCCTAAAAGTGCTTTAACTTATTTAGAACAAATGCAGGCTATTTGTAATGAAAACATTCAAATCGCCACCATTAGCGGGCGATTTTATGCCATGGATAGAGACAAACGCTTTGAGAGAATTGAACTCGCCTATAACAGCTTAATGGGTCTTACAAACCCCACCCCTTTAAGTCCTAGTGAATATATTAAAAGTCAGTATAACGAAAACATTACCGATGAATTTATTTTACCCACTTGCTTTAAAGGTTATTTAGGCATGCAAGATGATGAAAGCTTTATTTTTATAAACTTCAGAAATGATAGGGCTAAAGAAATAGTGAGTGCTTTAGGCGATAAAGATTTTAATGCTTTCAAGCGTCAAACTTTTAAAAAACTCCATATCGCTACCATGACACCTTATGACAAAACATTTTCCTACCCTATTTTATTTCCTAAAGAAAACATTCAAAACACGCTCGCTGAAGTTGTCTCTTCTCATAACCTAACTCAAAGCCATATCGCTGAGACTGAAAAATACGCCCATGTAACTTTCTTCATCAATGGCGGAGTAGAGACTCCTTTTAAAAATGAAAATAGAGTGCTAATTAGTAGCCCAAAAGTGGCTACTTATGACTTAAAGCCTGAAATGAGTGCCAAAGAAGTAACCCTTGTAGTCTTAGAGCAAATGAAACTAGGCGCTGATTTAATCATTGTTAATTTTGCTAATGGTGATATGGTGGGGCATACCGGAAACTTTGAAGCAAGCATTAAAGCCGTAGAAGTAGTAGATGAATGTTTAGGAAAAATCCTTTCATTAGTTAAAGAATTAGATTATGCCATGCTTTTAACAAGCGACCATGGAAATTGCGAGCATATGAAAGATGAAAATCACAATCCCTTAACCAATCACACCGCTGGAAGTGTGTATTGCTTTGTTTTAGGAAATGGTGTCAAAGCCTTAAAAAACGGAGCCTTAAACAACATCGCTAGTAGCGTGTTAAAACTTATGGGTATTAAAGCCCCAGAAGTCATGGATGAACCCCTATTTTAA
- a CDS encoding efflux RND transporter periplasmic adaptor subunit, whose translation MVFKLSLEAKSYQEIILSEQQLKHMGLHVLRLDKEIFSKGLPFNAYIDFDSKSSVVQSLSFDASVVAVYKREGEQVKKGDMICEVSSISLSNLYFELQNNRNKLKIATDVTKKDLELYKAGVISQREYQTSFLASEEMRLKVEQLETTFKGFGIDPKKPKGDYGFRIVARDSGLLSVAPKNAGEKILAFTSYVRISKSSNLIARIKLPVDVSRHIKQGSLIYSSDGMWIGEIQSVSVVLDRGSNTILATALISEKSYHVGEMVEVYIQGSQPKDSVLVPSKALIRDGKNYLAFIRTSKGFRPIIAHVLEERNKTFVVSSDSLKPSDSVATGALIGLKGMINHLGEE comes from the coding sequence ATGGTTTTTAAGCTTTCTTTAGAGGCTAAAAGCTATCAAGAGATTATTTTAAGCGAACAGCAACTAAAGCATATGGGCTTGCATGTGCTTAGATTGGATAAAGAGATTTTTAGTAAAGGACTTCCTTTTAACGCTTATATTGACTTTGATAGTAAAAGCTCTGTGGTTCAAAGCTTGAGCTTTGATGCCTCAGTAGTGGCAGTGTATAAGCGAGAGGGCGAGCAAGTCAAAAAAGGCGATATGATTTGTGAAGTAAGTTCTATTAGCTTAAGCAATCTCTATTTTGAATTACAAAACAATAGAAATAAACTTAAAATTGCCACTGATGTTACTAAAAAAGATTTAGAGCTTTATAAAGCGGGGGTAATTTCCCAAAGAGAATACCAAACAAGCTTTTTAGCAAGTGAAGAAATGAGACTTAAAGTAGAGCAGTTAGAGACTACTTTCAAAGGTTTTGGCATAGACCCTAAAAAACCTAAGGGGGATTATGGTTTTAGAATTGTTGCAAGAGATAGTGGCTTATTGTCTGTTGCTCCTAAAAATGCCGGCGAAAAGATTTTAGCCTTCACTAGTTATGTGCGTATTTCTAAGAGCAGTAATTTGATTGCACGCATTAAATTACCCGTAGATGTCTCTAGGCATATTAAACAAGGCTCTCTAATTTATAGTAGTGATGGCATGTGGATAGGAGAGATTCAAAGCGTTTCAGTTGTTTTAGATAGAGGCTCTAATACTATTTTAGCAACAGCTCTTATTAGTGAGAAGAGCTATCATGTGGGCGAAATGGTGGAAGTCTATATTCAAGGCTCACAGCCTAAAGACTCGGTATTAGTCCCCTCAAAAGCTCTCATTAGAGATGGCAAAAATTATTTAGCTTTCATTAGAACTTCTAAGGGGTTTAGGCCTATCATAGCCCATGTTTTAGAGGAGCGCAATAAGACTTTTGTTGTTAGTAGTGATAGCCTAAAGCCTAGCGATAGCGTGGCAACGGGCGCACTCATTGGATTAAAAGGCATGATAAATCACTTAGGGGAAGAGTAA
- the gatC gene encoding Asp-tRNA(Asn)/Glu-tRNA(Gln) amidotransferase subunit GatC encodes MQIDDKLLQRLEKLSMLEIKDEHKESVKSHLAETLGFVENIFALETSDLNTNTNLSTPLREDIAQNEPSVAQDILSQSKHSQDNYFIVPKIIE; translated from the coding sequence ATGCAAATTGATGATAAATTATTACAACGCTTAGAAAAATTAAGCATGCTAGAGATTAAAGATGAGCATAAAGAAAGTGTTAAAAGCCATTTAGCTGAGACTTTAGGCTTTGTAGAAAATATCTTTGCTTTAGAAACAAGCGATTTGAATACTAATACCAATCTAAGCACCCCCCTAAGAGAAGATATAGCACAAAATGAGCCTAGTGTAGCACAAGATATTTTAAGTCAAAGCAAACACAGCCAAGATAATTACTTCATTGTGCCTAAGATTATTGAATAA